Proteins encoded together in one Flavobacterium keumense window:
- the ubiE gene encoding bifunctional demethylmenaquinone methyltransferase/2-methoxy-6-polyprenyl-1,4-benzoquinol methylase UbiE translates to MSKQITPYKDSKLSKKEQIAQMFDAISGNYDNLNRVISFGIDVQWRKKVLKIVTESNPKTILDIATGTGDLAILMAQTKAHKIIGLDISAGMLEVGIQKIEEKNLSQTIEMILGDSEKIPFEDNYFDAITVAFGVRNFENLEIGLSEILRVLKPNGTFVILETSVPEKTPYKQGYYFYSNTILPLIGKLFSKDNVAYGYLSESAAVFPYGEKLNNILRKIGFIDVKALPQTFGVATIYTASK, encoded by the coding sequence ATGTCCAAACAAATAACTCCATACAAAGACTCTAAACTGAGTAAAAAAGAGCAGATTGCTCAAATGTTTGATGCCATTTCTGGAAATTACGACAATTTAAATCGTGTGATTTCATTTGGAATCGATGTGCAATGGCGCAAGAAAGTTTTGAAAATTGTAACGGAATCAAATCCAAAAACCATATTAGACATAGCCACAGGTACAGGCGACTTAGCTATACTAATGGCACAAACTAAAGCACATAAGATTATTGGTTTAGATATTTCTGCAGGAATGTTAGAGGTAGGTATTCAAAAAATTGAAGAAAAAAACTTATCCCAAACAATAGAAATGATTTTAGGAGATTCTGAAAAAATCCCTTTTGAAGACAACTATTTTGATGCTATTACAGTAGCTTTTGGAGTACGGAATTTTGAAAACCTAGAAATTGGATTGTCTGAAATATTAAGAGTATTAAAGCCAAATGGAACTTTTGTTATTTTAGAAACATCTGTACCTGAAAAAACACCTTACAAGCAAGGATATTATTTTTATAGCAATACTATTCTTCCGCTAATAGGCAAATTATTTTCAAAAGACAATGTAGCTTACGGATATTTGTCGGAGTCTGCTGCCGTATTCCCTTATGGAGAAAAGCTAAACAATATTTTGAGAAAAATTGGGTTTATAGATGTAAAGGCATTACCACAAACGTTTGGTGTAGCCACTATCTATACAGCATCAAAATAA
- a CDS encoding dihydrofolate reductase has translation MIVMIAAVAENNALGKNNELVWHLPNDFKRFKELTTGHHIVMGRKTFESFPKPLPNRTHIVITRQENYHPDGCIVVHSLEDAINTCPKNDTTYIIGGGEIYSQGLAFSNKIEITKVHGLFEADTFFPEINPLDWELIHSEFHPKDEKHLYDYTYQTYIKK, from the coding sequence ATGATTGTAATGATTGCGGCTGTAGCCGAAAATAACGCCTTGGGCAAAAACAACGAATTAGTTTGGCACTTGCCTAATGATTTTAAAAGATTCAAAGAATTAACTACTGGACATCACATCGTCATGGGAAGAAAAACGTTTGAAAGTTTTCCAAAACCATTACCTAATCGAACTCATATAGTGATTACAAGACAAGAAAATTATCATCCAGACGGATGTATTGTAGTTCACTCCTTAGAAGATGCAATAAACACGTGCCCTAAAAATGACACCACATATATTATTGGTGGAGGTGAAATTTATAGTCAAGGACTTGCTTTTTCAAATAAAATTGAGATTACTAAAGTACATGGACTATTTGAAGCAGATACTTTTTTCCCTGAAATCAATCCTCTAGACTGGGAGTTAATCCATTCTGAGTTTCATCCTAAAGATGAAAAACATTTGTATGATTATACGTATCAAACCTATATAAAAAAATAA
- a CDS encoding isoamylase early set domain-containing protein: MSIKKQFVKTKPVCKVIFSVEAKEANTASVVGDFNNWDQESGALNKLKNGTFKGVFDLNKDASYEFKYVVDGQYVNEPEADSFRWNDYAGAENSVLSI, translated from the coding sequence ATGTCAATTAAGAAACAATTTGTAAAGACAAAACCAGTTTGTAAAGTTATATTTTCTGTAGAAGCAAAAGAAGCTAATACGGCTTCAGTGGTTGGAGATTTTAATAATTGGGATCAAGAATCTGGCGCTTTAAATAAATTAAAAAACGGAACTTTTAAAGGTGTTTTTGATTTGAATAAAGATGCATCCTATGAGTTTAAATATGTAGTTGATGGCCAATATGTAAACGAGCCAGAAGCGGATTCTTTCCGATGGAATGATTATGCAGGTGCAGAAAACAGTGTTTTATCTATATAA
- a CDS encoding thymidylate synthase, giving the protein MKQYLDLVRHVMENGHQKGDRTGTGTKSVFGYQMRFDLNEGFPMVTTKKLHLKSIIYELLWFLKGDTNIKYLQEKGVKIWDEWADSDGNLGPVYGHQWRNWNSEEIDQISDLIKELKSNPNSRRMLVSAWNPSVLPDTSKSFEENVANTKAALPPCHAFFQFYVADGKLSCQLYQRSADIFLGVPFNIASYALLTMMIAQVCDLGVGEFIHTFGDAHIYNNHFEQLELQLSRETKPLPKMILNPAIKNIFDFDFDDFTLEGYDPHPLIRGSVAV; this is encoded by the coding sequence ATGAAACAATACCTAGATTTAGTTAGACACGTAATGGAAAACGGACATCAAAAAGGTGACCGAACTGGAACTGGAACCAAAAGTGTCTTTGGATATCAAATGCGTTTTGACTTAAACGAAGGTTTTCCAATGGTAACCACTAAAAAACTGCACCTTAAATCTATTATATATGAATTGCTTTGGTTTCTAAAAGGAGACACTAATATTAAATACCTACAAGAAAAGGGAGTTAAAATTTGGGATGAATGGGCAGATTCTGATGGAAACTTAGGTCCTGTTTACGGGCACCAATGGCGCAACTGGAATAGTGAAGAAATTGATCAAATTTCAGATTTAATAAAAGAATTAAAATCGAATCCAAATAGTCGACGAATGTTAGTATCGGCTTGGAACCCTTCGGTATTACCAGACACTAGCAAGTCATTTGAAGAAAATGTTGCTAACACCAAAGCTGCTTTGCCTCCTTGCCACGCATTTTTTCAATTTTATGTAGCTGATGGCAAATTATCATGCCAATTGTACCAACGTTCTGCAGACATATTCTTGGGGGTACCTTTTAATATCGCCTCTTATGCCTTACTAACCATGATGATAGCACAGGTATGCGATCTAGGTGTTGGCGAATTTATCCATACTTTTGGGGATGCGCACATCTATAACAATCATTTTGAACAGTTGGAATTACAACTCTCTCGAGAAACAAAACCATTACCTAAGATGATTTTAAATCCAGCAATCAAAAATATTTTTGATTTTGACTTTGATGATTTTACTTTAGAAGGATATGATCCACATCCTCTCATTAGAGGAAGTGTTGCAGTATAA
- a CDS encoding bifunctional nuclease family protein: MSLVKLSIKGISYSQTQNGAYALILNEVDGDRKLPIVIGAFEAQSIAIALEKEIKPPRPLTHDLFKNFADRFDIVVKQVIIHKLVDGVFYSSIICERDKIEEIIDARTSDAIALALRFNSPIFTYKNILDKAGIYLNSNPADTTTDSEDIDDILSNPETFGHENESNLSARTYATHSVQELHDLLIEAVENEDYEKAAKIRDEISKRES, encoded by the coding sequence ATGAGTTTAGTAAAATTATCTATTAAAGGAATATCATACAGCCAGACACAAAACGGAGCTTACGCTTTGATTTTAAACGAAGTAGATGGCGATAGAAAATTACCTATCGTAATTGGAGCTTTTGAGGCGCAGTCCATCGCTATTGCTTTAGAAAAAGAAATCAAACCACCTAGACCTTTAACTCATGATTTATTTAAAAATTTTGCCGACCGATTTGATATCGTAGTCAAACAAGTAATCATACATAAGTTAGTTGATGGTGTTTTTTATTCAAGTATCATTTGCGAAAGAGATAAAATAGAAGAAATTATAGATGCGCGCACCTCTGATGCAATTGCTTTAGCACTTCGTTTCAACTCACCTATATTCACTTATAAAAACATCTTAGATAAAGCGGGAATTTATTTAAATAGTAATCCTGCTGACACTACTACAGATTCCGAAGATATTGACGATATCCTTTCTAATCCGGAAACCTTTGGTCACGAAAACGAAAGTAATCTTTCGGCAAGAACTTATGCCACACATAGCGTTCAAGAATTGCATGACCTATTAATTGAGGCTGTAGAAAACGAAGATTATGAAAAAGCTGCTAAAATTAGAGATGAGATTTCAAAAAGAGAATCCTAA
- a CDS encoding electron transfer flavoprotein subunit alpha/FixB family protein — protein MSLLIYAESAEGKFKKVAFELASYAKKVAESLGTTVTAVTINAGDVSDLSKYGVDKVLKVNNDALTGFSARAYADVIKQAAQKEGAKVVVLSSTTDSIYLSSLVAISLDAGFTSNVVGLPVSTSPFQVKRTAFSNKAFTITEITTDIKVLGLAKNSYGIIENNVSLTEEDFNPTIDAADFNVKVTSVEKSSGKVSIADADIVVSGGRGLKGPENWGMIEELASVLGAATACSKPVSDLGWRPHGEHVGQTGKPVATNLYIAVGISGAIQHIAGINSSKVKVVINNDPEAPFFKVADYGIVGDAFEIVPQLIEKLKTFKAQH, from the coding sequence ATGTCTTTATTAATATACGCAGAATCAGCCGAAGGAAAATTCAAAAAAGTAGCTTTTGAATTAGCTTCTTATGCTAAAAAAGTAGCTGAAAGTCTAGGAACGACCGTAACCGCTGTTACTATCAACGCTGGAGACGTATCGGATTTATCAAAATACGGAGTAGACAAAGTATTAAAAGTAAATAACGATGCCTTAACTGGGTTTTCTGCTAGAGCTTACGCTGATGTGATCAAACAAGCAGCACAAAAAGAGGGCGCTAAAGTGGTTGTTCTTTCCTCTACAACAGATAGTATTTATTTATCCTCTTTAGTAGCCATAAGCTTAGACGCAGGATTCACTTCAAACGTAGTAGGACTTCCAGTAAGTACCAGCCCTTTCCAAGTAAAAAGAACGGCTTTTTCAAATAAAGCATTCACTATTACTGAAATCACAACAGATATAAAAGTGCTTGGCTTAGCCAAAAACTCCTACGGAATAATTGAAAACAACGTTTCATTAACCGAAGAAGACTTCAACCCAACTATTGATGCTGCCGATTTTAACGTAAAAGTAACTTCAGTAGAAAAAAGTTCCGGAAAAGTTTCTATTGCTGATGCCGACATTGTTGTTTCTGGTGGGCGTGGACTAAAAGGGCCTGAAAATTGGGGAATGATTGAAGAATTAGCTAGTGTTCTTGGAGCAGCAACGGCTTGTTCTAAACCAGTTTCTGATTTGGGTTGGAGACCTCACGGAGAACACGTAGGACAAACAGGAAAACCAGTTGCTACCAATTTATACATAGCGGTTGGGATTTCAGGTGCTATTCAACACATTGCTGGAATTAATTCTTCTAAGGTAAAAGTTGTAATTAACAACGACCCTGAAGCGCCTTTCTTCAAAGTAGCAGATTATGGTATTGTAGGAGATGCGTTCGAAATCGTACCACAATTAATTGAAAAATTAAAAACGTTCAAGGCACAACACTAA
- a CDS encoding electron transfer flavoprotein subunit beta/FixA family protein gives MKILVCISHVPDTTSKINFVNGDSEFDTNGVQYVINPNDEFGLTRAIWFQEQQGAVVTVVNVGGPETEPTLRKALAIGANEAIRINTNPTDGFFVAKQLAEVIKTGGYDLIIAGKESLDYNGGMVPGMIAGILGYNFVNSCVGLTIEGTNVTANREIDGGKEIVSTTLPLIIGSQKGLVEEKDLRIPNMRGIMTARTKVITVLEPIAANVNTKSVQFEKPAPKSAVKLIAADQIDELINLLHNEAKVI, from the coding sequence ATGAAAATATTAGTTTGCATCAGCCACGTGCCTGATACTACTTCAAAAATCAACTTTGTTAATGGAGATTCTGAATTTGACACTAACGGAGTGCAATACGTAATCAACCCTAACGACGAGTTTGGTTTAACACGTGCTATTTGGTTCCAAGAACAACAAGGAGCCGTCGTAACTGTTGTTAATGTTGGCGGTCCAGAAACGGAACCAACACTTCGAAAAGCACTAGCGATTGGTGCTAATGAAGCTATTCGTATTAATACCAACCCTACTGATGGTTTTTTCGTTGCTAAACAATTAGCCGAAGTAATTAAAACAGGAGGATATGACCTTATTATTGCGGGAAAAGAATCCCTAGATTATAATGGAGGAATGGTGCCTGGTATGATCGCTGGCATCCTAGGATATAATTTTGTAAATTCTTGTGTAGGCTTAACTATTGAAGGTACTAACGTAACTGCAAATCGCGAAATTGATGGCGGAAAAGAAATCGTAAGCACTACCCTTCCTTTAATAATTGGTAGCCAGAAAGGATTAGTAGAAGAAAAAGACCTTCGCATCCCTAACATGAGAGGAATTATGACTGCGCGTACTAAAGTAATCACAGTTCTAGAACCTATTGCAGCAAACGTGAATACAAAATCGGTCCAATTTGAAAAACCAGCACCAAAATCAGCCGTAAAACTAATTGCCGCTGACCAAATAGACGAGTTAATCAATTTATTACACAACGAAGCCAAAGTAATTTAG
- a CDS encoding pyruvate dehydrogenase complex E1 component subunit beta — protein MRTIQFREAICEAMSEEMRRDESIYLMGEEVAEYNGAYKASKGMLAEFGDKRVIDTPIAELGFTGIAVGSAMNGCRPIVEYMTFNFCLVGIDQIISNAAKMRQMSGGQFNVPIVFRGPTASAGQLGATHSQALENWFANTPGLKVVVPSTPYDAKGLLKSAIRDDDPVIFMESEQMYGDKGEVPDGEYTIPLGVADIKREGTDVTIVSFGKIIKEAFIAADELAKEGISCEIIDLRTVRPMDHDAILASVRKTNRLVVLEEAWPFASVSSEITYIVQERAFDYLDAPIQRITTADTPAPYSPVLLKEWLPNSEDVIKAVKKVLNK, from the coding sequence ATGAGAACGATACAATTTAGAGAGGCCATTTGCGAAGCGATGAGTGAAGAAATGCGTCGCGATGAATCCATTTACTTAATGGGTGAAGAGGTTGCTGAATATAATGGTGCTTATAAAGCGTCTAAAGGAATGCTTGCAGAATTTGGTGATAAGAGGGTTATTGACACTCCAATTGCTGAGCTTGGTTTTACTGGAATCGCAGTAGGTTCAGCAATGAATGGTTGTCGTCCAATTGTTGAATATATGACTTTCAATTTCTGTTTAGTAGGAATTGACCAGATTATAAGTAATGCTGCTAAAATGCGCCAAATGTCAGGGGGACAGTTTAATGTACCAATAGTTTTTAGAGGACCAACAGCTTCTGCAGGACAATTAGGTGCGACTCACTCACAAGCGTTAGAGAACTGGTTTGCTAATACTCCAGGTCTTAAAGTGGTAGTTCCTTCTACACCCTATGATGCTAAAGGATTATTAAAATCGGCCATTCGCGATGACGATCCAGTAATTTTTATGGAGTCAGAACAAATGTATGGTGATAAAGGAGAAGTGCCAGATGGAGAGTACACAATTCCTCTTGGTGTAGCTGATATCAAAAGAGAAGGAACAGATGTAACAATCGTTTCTTTTGGTAAAATTATTAAAGAAGCATTTATAGCTGCAGATGAATTGGCTAAAGAAGGTATTTCATGTGAAATTATCGACCTAAGAACTGTGCGTCCAATGGATCATGATGCTATTTTGGCTTCTGTTCGAAAAACAAACCGATTGGTTGTTTTAGAAGAGGCTTGGCCGTTTGCAAGCGTGTCTTCAGAGATTACTTATATTGTTCAAGAAAGGGCTTTTGATTATTTAGATGCTCCAATTCAGCGTATTACTACTGCGGATACTCCGGCTCCTTATTCGCCAGTTTTATTGAAAGAATGGTTGCCTAATTCAGAAGATGTGATTAAAGCTGTTAAAAAAGTATTGAACAAATAA
- a CDS encoding DUF5686 and carboxypeptidase-like regulatory domain-containing protein — translation MKLSFSKISLLFFLILSQFIFAQTKVSGVVLDKLNQPIPFANIVFKKSNVGVVANEDGHFYIESSQKFTDLIVSATGFSEKEIHLNESVTYNFRVQLKEMEALKEVVIFTGKTSKKNNPALEILRKIWERKRKNGLFQFNQYQMEKYEKVEFDMNTIDSAFMKNKIFKGMEFVFKHVDTSKVTGKTYLPIFINESLSEVYGDNRQKKVKEKLKANKTSGFEGNQQILSFIKDLYNDYSIYNNHLTFFDKSFTSPLSRTGIDVYNYVLRDSAYIDNKKCYNILFYPRRKNELTFKGDFWVNDTTFAIKKINMAVTKSANINWIKDIYIEQEFEVMNDSVFLLTRDYMMSDFALNKKEDSKGVYGKRTTLYRNHQFNQEKPLAFYKEEVNFIDNDVYKKSEEFWHENRFEKLNKDEAGVYKMLDTLQTVKKFKQMYNLVSILGSGYVEFKNFDYGPIFSSFGFNEVEGVRLRVGGRTFFGPNDPWRVQVFTAYGLNDQKFKYGLSGKWMIDKKNRVIVAAGNRRDIEQIGASLTTTNDVMGRSFASSALFTTGSNGKLTNINLTNLSVEVEPIKNLIFQLGISHRTLASASPTFSLDYFTNATRTATQSEVKQSEANIQIEYMPNRKTIGYGVERDVVDNPYSRFFINYSHGFKGVLNSDFKYEKIQLFYKQPIIIGPLGRTNITLELGKTFGTIPLGLMSVIPGNQTYFTIENTFSNLNFYEFVSDQYATLKWDHNFNGRIFSRIPYLRKLNWREIIGIRGVYGSISDENRLINASGLVYNAPENIYWEYSAGIGNIFKVFRIDFSWRGSYLNTTDATKFAIKGSFGFYF, via the coding sequence ATGAAGTTGAGTTTCTCAAAAATTAGTTTATTATTTTTTCTTATTTTATCTCAGTTTATTTTTGCACAAACTAAGGTAAGTGGAGTGGTATTAGATAAATTGAATCAACCTATTCCATTTGCGAATATTGTGTTTAAAAAATCTAATGTAGGAGTAGTTGCTAACGAAGATGGACATTTCTATATCGAATCTTCTCAAAAATTTACAGATTTAATTGTTTCTGCTACAGGATTTTCTGAAAAAGAAATACATCTGAATGAATCAGTTACTTATAATTTCAGGGTACAGCTTAAAGAGATGGAAGCCCTGAAAGAAGTAGTTATTTTTACTGGAAAAACATCTAAAAAAAATAATCCTGCTTTAGAGATACTCAGAAAAATATGGGAGAGAAAACGTAAAAACGGCTTGTTTCAGTTCAACCAATACCAAATGGAAAAATACGAAAAGGTAGAATTTGATATGAATACTATCGATAGTGCATTTATGAAGAATAAAATCTTCAAAGGTATGGAGTTTGTTTTTAAACATGTCGATACTTCTAAAGTTACTGGAAAAACCTATTTGCCTATTTTTATTAATGAATCTTTGTCAGAGGTGTATGGTGACAACCGTCAGAAAAAGGTAAAAGAAAAACTAAAAGCAAACAAAACGTCTGGTTTTGAGGGGAATCAACAAATTTTGTCTTTTATTAAAGATTTGTATAATGACTATTCCATTTATAATAATCATCTCACTTTTTTTGACAAGAGTTTTACAAGTCCACTGTCCAGAACAGGAATAGATGTTTATAATTATGTATTAAGGGATAGTGCTTATATTGATAATAAAAAATGTTACAATATTTTATTTTATCCAAGGAGAAAAAATGAACTGACATTTAAAGGTGATTTTTGGGTGAATGACACCACATTTGCTATTAAGAAAATCAATATGGCGGTAACTAAGAGCGCTAACATCAACTGGATTAAAGATATCTACATTGAACAAGAATTTGAAGTGATGAACGACTCTGTTTTCTTGTTGACTCGAGATTATATGATGTCAGATTTTGCTTTAAATAAAAAAGAAGATTCTAAAGGAGTTTATGGCAAACGCACCACACTGTACCGTAATCATCAATTCAATCAAGAAAAACCGCTAGCTTTTTATAAAGAAGAAGTTAATTTTATTGACAACGATGTGTATAAAAAATCCGAAGAATTTTGGCATGAAAACCGTTTTGAAAAATTAAACAAAGACGAAGCAGGGGTGTATAAAATGTTAGACACACTGCAAACGGTTAAAAAATTCAAACAAATGTATAATCTGGTATCCATTTTAGGGAGTGGTTATGTTGAATTTAAAAATTTTGATTATGGACCTATATTTTCTTCTTTTGGGTTCAATGAAGTAGAAGGAGTTCGACTCCGAGTTGGAGGGCGAACTTTTTTTGGGCCGAATGATCCTTGGCGTGTACAGGTTTTTACGGCCTATGGATTGAATGATCAAAAGTTCAAATATGGATTGTCAGGAAAATGGATGATTGACAAGAAAAACCGAGTTATTGTTGCCGCAGGGAATAGGAGAGATATTGAGCAAATAGGTGCTAGCTTGACAACAACTAATGATGTAATGGGACGAAGTTTTGCTTCTTCGGCTTTATTTACTACGGGCAGTAATGGGAAACTTACTAATATTAATTTGACCAACCTGTCTGTTGAAGTAGAGCCAATAAAAAATTTGATTTTTCAACTCGGAATCTCCCATCGGACATTAGCATCAGCATCACCTACTTTTAGTTTAGATTATTTTACTAATGCTACTAGAACTGCTACTCAAAGTGAGGTAAAACAGTCTGAGGCAAATATTCAAATAGAATACATGCCTAACAGAAAAACAATTGGATATGGAGTGGAGAGAGACGTGGTGGACAACCCTTATAGTCGTTTTTTCATTAATTACAGTCATGGATTTAAAGGGGTATTGAATAGCGATTTTAAATATGAAAAAATACAATTGTTTTATAAACAACCTATTATTATAGGTCCTCTAGGAAGAACTAACATTACTTTAGAATTAGGAAAGACCTTTGGGACTATCCCTCTAGGATTAATGAGTGTAATTCCTGGGAACCAAACCTATTTTACCATTGAAAATACGTTTAGTAATTTGAATTTCTATGAATTTGTTAGTGATCAATATGCTACTTTGAAATGGGATCATAATTTTAATGGGCGTATATTTTCTCGTATTCCTTATTTACGAAAATTAAATTGGCGTGAAATAATTGGAATAAGAGGCGTTTATGGAAGTATTTCAGATGAAAATCGATTGATCAATGCCTCAGGTTTAGTTTATAACGCTCCTGAAAATATCTATTGGGAATATAGTGCAGGTATAGGTAATATATTCAAAGTGTTCCGTATCGATTTTTCGTGGAGGGGCAGTTATTTAAACACTACAGATGCTACTAAATTTGCTATTAAAGGTTCTTTTGGGTTTTATTTTTAA
- a CDS encoding inorganic diphosphatase codes for MTADKLKTFDVLIEIPRGSRNKYEYDFKIRRMRFDRMLFSSMMYPADYGFIPETLALDGDPLDVLVLINEPTFPGCVMEVKPIGVFHMADDKGPDEKVICVPVSDPIWNSLNDLSDVNPHLIKEIEHFFQVYKDLENKQVDVEGWGDVNEAYAIIKECTERFDAIENKPKNLFSIK; via the coding sequence ATGACTGCAGACAAATTAAAAACTTTCGACGTTTTAATCGAAATACCAAGAGGGAGTAGAAATAAGTACGAGTACGATTTCAAAATTAGAAGAATGCGTTTTGATAGAATGTTATTTTCTTCAATGATGTATCCAGCGGATTATGGATTTATTCCTGAAACCTTGGCTTTAGACGGAGATCCATTGGACGTTTTAGTATTAATTAACGAGCCTACTTTTCCTGGTTGTGTGATGGAAGTAAAGCCAATAGGAGTTTTTCATATGGCAGACGATAAAGGACCAGACGAGAAAGTAATTTGTGTACCTGTTTCTGATCCAATTTGGAATTCATTAAACGATTTAAGCGATGTAAACCCTCACTTAATTAAAGAAATTGAACATTTCTTCCAAGTATACAAAGATTTAGAAAATAAACAAGTAGATGTAGAAGGTTGGGGAGATGTAAACGAAGCATATGCTATTATTAAAGAGTGTACAGAACGTTTTGATGCTATCGAAAATAAACCAAAAAACCTGTTTAGTATCAAATAA